In the Arachis ipaensis cultivar K30076 chromosome B10, Araip1.1, whole genome shotgun sequence genome, one interval contains:
- the LOC110268186 gene encoding uncharacterized protein LOC110268186 isoform X1, with amino-acid sequence METGEDGNQRREKGIREEGTALRLGLAAVAVAVAPCCAVTTVPWNRRRHRTPSHPAVSCSPSCHPPTPRRKRETEESGVAFAASSPPRKAAFVAVHPCCRRRRWSALEPSSSRTQGRGVLVTVVHPVITAALHPAVDAAATATTTLELLHCC; translated from the exons ATGGAAACAGGGGAAGATgggaatcagagaagagaaaagggaatcaGAGAGGAAGGGACGGCGCTACGGCTAGGGCTCGCCGCCGTCGCAGTCGCCGTCGCGCCTTGCTGCGCCGTCACCACCGTTCCATGGAACCGCCGCCGTCATCGCACTCCGTCACACCCTGCCGTGTCTTGCTCGCCGTCGTGCCATCCACCCACGCCGAGAAGGAAGAGAGAAACAGAGGAGAGTGGCGTCGCGTTTGCTGCAAGCTCGCCACCGAGGAAAGCAGCC TTCGTTGCCGTTCATCCTTGTTGTCGCCGTCGCCGCTGGTCTGCCTTGGAGCCGTCGTCGAGTAGAACGCAAGGAAGAGGAGTTCTCGTCACTGTTGTGCACCCAGTCATTACTGCTGCTTTGCATCCCGCCGTTGATGCTGCCGCCACTGCCACAACCACCCTTGAGCTGCTGCACTGCTGTTGA
- the LOC110268186 gene encoding uncharacterized protein LOC110268186 isoform X2, whose protein sequence is METGEDGNQRREKGIREEGTALRLGLAAVAVAVAPCCAVTTVPWNRRRHRTPSHPAVSCSPSCHPPTPRRKRETEESGVAFAASSPPRKAGFVAVHPCCRRRRWSALEPSSSRTQGRGVLVTVVHPVITAALHPAVDAAATATTTLELLHCC, encoded by the exons ATGGAAACAGGGGAAGATgggaatcagagaagagaaaagggaatcaGAGAGGAAGGGACGGCGCTACGGCTAGGGCTCGCCGCCGTCGCAGTCGCCGTCGCGCCTTGCTGCGCCGTCACCACCGTTCCATGGAACCGCCGCCGTCATCGCACTCCGTCACACCCTGCCGTGTCTTGCTCGCCGTCGTGCCATCCACCCACGCCGAGAAGGAAGAGAGAAACAGAGGAGAGTGGCGTCGCGTTTGCTGCAAGCTCGCCACCGAGGAA AGCCGGCTTCGTTGCCGTTCATCCTTGTTGTCGCCGTCGCCGCTGGTCTGCCTTGGAGCCGTCGTCGAGTAGAACGCAAGGAAGAGGAGTTCTCGTCACTGTTGTGCACCCAGTCATTACTGCTGCTTTGCATCCCGCCGTTGATGCTGCCGCCACTGCCACAACCACCCTTGAGCTGCTGCACTGCTGTTGA